A window from Pseudomonas moraviensis encodes these proteins:
- the glcF gene encoding glycolate oxidase subunit GlcF: MQTTLSEQSRQLPRAAEAEKILRTCVHCGFCNATCPTYQLLGDELDGPRGRIYLIKQVLEGAPATEQTQLHLDRCLSCRNCETTCPSGVDYHNLLDIGRAVVDHAVPRPAAQRLLREGLRALAPNPGLFKGLLRMGATFRPLLPRLLESKLPQHAAITSTRPAPRHARRVLLLEGCVQPGLSPNTNDATARVLDRLGISVTPVSEAGCCGALDYHLDAQAKGLDRARQNIDAWWPHLQNGAEAIVQTASGCGAFINDYGHLLAGDPVYALKAQRISEMTRDLVQVIAAEPLEQVCAASERRIAVHCPCTLQHALKLGGAVEAVLTRLGFNLTQVPDGHLCCGSAGTYSLTQPVLARQLRDQRLNALESGRPELIVTSNVGCQSHLASAGRTPVKHWIELVDQSLAE, encoded by the coding sequence ATGCAAACCACGCTCAGCGAGCAATCGCGCCAATTACCCCGCGCCGCCGAGGCGGAAAAAATCCTGCGCACCTGCGTGCATTGCGGCTTCTGCAACGCGACGTGCCCGACCTATCAATTGCTCGGCGATGAGCTCGACGGGCCGCGCGGGCGCATTTATCTGATCAAGCAAGTGCTGGAAGGCGCGCCGGCCACCGAGCAGACGCAGCTGCATCTGGATCGCTGCCTGTCGTGCCGCAACTGTGAAACCACCTGTCCGTCCGGGGTCGATTATCACAACCTGCTCGACATTGGCCGCGCGGTGGTTGATCACGCGGTGCCGCGCCCGGCAGCCCAGCGCTTGCTGCGCGAAGGCTTGCGCGCGCTGGCGCCGAATCCGGGTTTGTTCAAGGGCTTGCTGCGAATGGGCGCGACCTTTCGACCGCTGCTGCCACGCCTGCTGGAAAGCAAACTGCCGCAGCACGCCGCCATTACGAGTACGCGCCCCGCTCCACGGCATGCGCGCCGGGTGTTGTTGCTTGAAGGTTGCGTGCAACCGGGGCTGTCGCCGAACACCAATGACGCGACGGCGCGGGTCCTCGATCGTCTGGGCATCAGCGTGACGCCGGTGAGCGAGGCCGGTTGTTGCGGCGCACTCGACTATCACCTCGACGCCCAGGCCAAGGGCCTCGACCGCGCACGACAGAACATCGATGCCTGGTGGCCGCATCTGCAGAACGGTGCCGAAGCCATCGTGCAGACAGCCAGTGGTTGTGGCGCGTTCATCAATGATTACGGGCATTTGCTGGCGGGCGATCCAGTCTATGCGTTGAAAGCACAGCGAATCAGCGAAATGACTCGGGATCTGGTGCAAGTCATCGCGGCGGAACCGCTGGAACAGGTGTGCGCCGCCAGCGAACGGCGCATCGCCGTGCATTGCCCGTGCACTTTGCAGCACGCACTGAAACTCGGCGGCGCGGTGGAAGCAGTGCTGACCCGACTCGGTTTCAACCTCACTCAGGTACCGGACGGCCATTTGTGCTGCGGCTCGGCGGGCACTTACTCGCTGACCCAACCCGTGCTGGCGCGGCAACTGCGCGACCAGCGCCTCAATGCGCTCGAAAGTGGCCGGCCGGAATTGATCGTCACGTCCAACGTCGGCTGCCAGAGCCATCTGGCCAGCGCCGGGCGTACGCCGGTCAAGCATTGGATCGAGCTGGTGGATCAGTCGTTGGCAGAATGA
- the glcD gene encoding glycolate oxidase subunit GlcD, producing the protein MNILYDERLDGPLPEVNKAELLKALQQALPDLDILWREDELKPYECDGLSAYRTTPMLVALPRRIEQVQTLLKLCHRNNVPVVARGAGTGLSGGALPLEKGLLLVMARFNNILHIDPAARIARVQPGVRNLAISQAAAPFGLYYAPDPSSQIACSIGGNVAENAGGVHCLKYGLTVHNVLKIEVLTIEGERLTLGSEALDSAGFDLLALFTGSEGLLGIITEVTVKLLPKPQVAKVLLGSFDSVEKAGRAVAEIIAAGIIPGGLEMMDNLAIRAAEDFIHAGYPVNAEAILLCELDGVEADVHDDCQRVREVMTAAGATEVRQAQDEAERVRFWAGRKNAFPAIGRLSPDYYCMDGTIPRRELPAVLQGIASLGEEFGLRVANVFHAGDGNMHPLILFDANQPGELHRAEALGGKILELCVKVGGSITGEHGVGREKINQMCAQFNSDELLLFHAVKAAFDPQGLLNPGKNIPTLHRCAEFGAMHIHAGQLPFPELERF; encoded by the coding sequence ATGAACATCCTTTACGACGAACGCCTCGACGGTCCTTTACCCGAAGTGAACAAGGCCGAACTGCTCAAGGCCCTGCAGCAGGCCCTGCCGGATCTGGACATTCTCTGGCGCGAGGATGAACTCAAGCCCTACGAATGCGACGGCCTCTCCGCCTACCGCACCACGCCCATGCTGGTCGCCCTGCCCCGGCGAATCGAGCAAGTGCAAACCCTGCTGAAACTTTGCCATCGGAACAATGTGCCGGTGGTCGCCCGGGGTGCCGGCACGGGATTGTCTGGCGGCGCGCTGCCACTGGAAAAAGGCCTGCTGCTGGTGATGGCGCGCTTCAACAACATCCTGCATATCGACCCCGCCGCACGTATCGCGCGGGTTCAACCCGGCGTGCGCAACCTCGCCATCTCCCAGGCCGCAGCTCCGTTCGGCCTGTATTACGCGCCCGATCCGTCATCGCAGATCGCCTGTTCGATCGGCGGCAACGTCGCGGAAAACGCAGGTGGCGTGCATTGCCTCAAGTACGGCCTGACCGTGCACAACGTGCTGAAAATCGAAGTGCTGACCATCGAGGGCGAACGCTTGACACTGGGCTCCGAGGCGCTCGATTCAGCCGGTTTTGACCTGCTCGCCTTGTTCACTGGCTCCGAGGGATTGCTGGGCATCATCACCGAAGTCACGGTGAAGCTGTTGCCCAAACCGCAAGTCGCCAAGGTTTTGCTTGGCAGTTTCGATTCAGTGGAAAAGGCCGGCCGCGCGGTCGCCGAAATCATCGCCGCCGGGATCATCCCCGGTGGTCTGGAAATGATGGACAACCTGGCCATTCGCGCCGCTGAAGACTTTATCCACGCCGGTTACCCGGTCAATGCCGAGGCGATTCTGCTGTGCGAACTCGACGGCGTCGAAGCCGACGTGCACGACGATTGCCAGCGCGTGCGCGAAGTGATGACAGCAGCCGGGGCCACTGAGGTGCGCCAGGCTCAGGACGAGGCCGAACGCGTGCGTTTCTGGGCCGGGCGCAAAAATGCCTTCCCGGCGATCGGTAGGTTGTCGCCGGATTATTACTGCATGGACGGCACCATCCCGCGCCGCGAACTGCCCGCTGTGCTGCAAGGTATCGCCAGCCTCGGCGAGGAATTTGGCTTGCGCGTGGCCAACGTTTTCCACGCCGGTGACGGCAACATGCACCCCCTGATCCTGTTCGACGCCAACCAGCCGGGCGAGCTGCATCGCGCCGAGGCATTGGGCGGCAAGATCCTCGAACTGTGCGTGAAGGTCGGCGGCAGCATTACCGGTGAGCACGGCGTCGGGCGCGAGAAAATCAATCAGATGTGCGCGCAGTTCAACAGCGACGAGTTGCTGCTGTTTCATGCGGTCAAAGCCGCATTCGATCCGCAGGGCCTGCTCAACCCCGGCAAGAACATTCCGACCCTGCACCGCTGCGCCGAATTCGGCGCCATGCACATCCACGCCGGGCAACTGCCCTTCCCCGAGCTGGAGCGATTCTGA
- the glcE gene encoding glycolate oxidase subunit GlcE — protein MADFDAAEALLDQVNAARANATPLKIQGGNSKAFLGREVAGEVLDSRAHRGIVQYDPTELVVTVRAGTPLSELLAALDDAGQMLPCEPPSFADSATVGGMIAAGLSGPRRPWSGSVRDFVLGTRVITGLGQHLRFGGEVMKNVAGYDLSRLMAGSFGCLGVLTEVSLKVLPKPRQCLSIRLDIDCVRALSKLAEWGQQPLPISAACHDGQSLYLRLEGGEGSVTAAHQRLGGEPLDSVFWRDHNEQRLRFFDEGLPLWRLSLPNNLGPLELPGEQLLDWAGAQRWLKSDSTEIHALAQSFGGHATCFTHGATDSPFQPLAPTLLRYHRQLKAQLDPQGLFNPGRMYAEV, from the coding sequence ATGGCTGATTTCGATGCCGCCGAGGCCCTGCTCGATCAGGTCAACGCCGCGCGGGCCAATGCCACGCCGCTGAAGATTCAGGGCGGCAACAGCAAGGCGTTTCTCGGCCGCGAGGTGGCCGGCGAAGTGCTTGACAGCCGCGCCCATCGCGGCATCGTCCAGTACGATCCGACGGAACTGGTGGTCACGGTGCGCGCCGGCACGCCATTGTCCGAGCTGCTCGCGGCGCTGGATGACGCCGGGCAAATGCTGCCCTGCGAACCGCCGTCCTTCGCTGACAGTGCCACGGTCGGCGGCATGATCGCCGCAGGGTTGTCCGGGCCACGCCGGCCGTGGTCCGGTTCGGTACGCGATTTCGTCCTCGGCACGCGGGTGATCACCGGTCTCGGTCAGCATCTGCGCTTCGGCGGCGAAGTGATGAAAAACGTCGCCGGTTACGACCTGTCGCGACTGATGGCCGGGAGTTTCGGCTGCCTCGGCGTGCTGACCGAAGTGTCGCTGAAAGTCCTGCCGAAACCACGCCAGTGCCTGAGCATTCGCCTCGACATCGATTGTGTCCGCGCTTTGAGCAAACTCGCCGAGTGGGGTCAGCAACCGCTGCCGATCAGCGCCGCGTGTCACGACGGCCAAAGTCTGTATTTGCGCCTGGAAGGTGGCGAAGGATCGGTGACGGCGGCGCATCAACGCCTCGGCGGCGAACCGCTGGATTCGGTTTTCTGGCGCGATCACAACGAACAGCGCCTGAGGTTTTTCGACGAAGGCTTGCCGCTGTGGCGCCTGTCATTGCCAAACAATCTCGGCCCGCTCGAGCTGCCCGGCGAGCAACTGCTCGACTGGGCGGGCGCACAACGCTGGCTTAAATCCGATAGCACCGAGATTCACGCCCTCGCCCAGTCCTTTGGCGGTCATGCGACGTGCTTTACCCACGGCGCCACCGATTCGCCGTTTCAACCTTTGGCACCGACCTTGCTGCGCTACCACCGGCAACTCAAGGCACAACTCGACCCGCAAGGGCTGTTCAACCCCGGGCGAATGTACGCGGAGGTCTAG
- the tssI gene encoding type VI secretion system tip protein TssI/VgrG, giving the protein MFAPANETHFALTIEGLSADFQVFTLTGREAISQPFVFEVELVSEQPSLDLETLLHKPAFLQLSPDGSGIHGQIYRAAQGDSGKRLTRYSVTLRPRLAYLAHRINQRIFQNLSVPKIIGMVLEEHGIQSNAYEFKTGSIYPERIYCVQYDESDLHFIQRLCEEEGIHYHFQHTTTGHKLLFGDDQTVFPKLAPVPYQQDSGMVASNPVIKRFDLRLETRTSRTTRRDYDFEKPRLTLESENRGDALPDLEDYDYPGRFIDRERGKHLAKRALERHRSDFQLAEGKSDQPLLVSGHFLALTEHPKAKWNDLWLLTEVLHEGKQPQVLEESVTSDTTALKDDFHQGYRNRFQATPWDVPNRPPLRHPKPRILGSQSAVVTGPKGEEIHCDEYGRVKVQFHWDREGQADDKTSCWLRVSSAWAGAQYGGIAIPRIGMEVLVTFLEGDPDQPLISGCLYHKENTVPYPLPANKTRSTFKTLSSMGGGGYNELRIEDKKGQEQIYLHAQRDWDENIEHDQKIRVGNERHDTVEQNSYTEFKAEEHHTVYADRKVETRANDHLTVGVNQHIKIGTGQFIDAGQEIHLSSGMKVVMEAGAELTLVGGGSFIKIDAGGVTMSGPVINMNSGGSPGSGTGAAPLMPGVLKQADADKAGQVLTPAQINTLKRNAPFCEECEKCKAGACAI; this is encoded by the coding sequence ATGTTCGCGCCGGCCAATGAAACCCACTTTGCCCTGACCATCGAAGGGCTTTCCGCTGACTTTCAGGTGTTTACCCTCACCGGCCGGGAAGCCATCAGCCAGCCTTTTGTCTTTGAGGTGGAGCTGGTCAGTGAGCAGCCGTCGCTGGACCTCGAAACCCTGCTGCACAAACCGGCCTTCCTGCAGCTGTCGCCCGACGGCAGCGGCATTCATGGCCAGATCTACCGCGCCGCGCAAGGCGATTCCGGCAAGCGCCTGACCCGTTATTCGGTGACCCTGCGCCCGCGACTGGCGTACCTCGCACATCGCATCAACCAGCGCATTTTCCAGAACCTCAGCGTGCCGAAAATCATCGGCATGGTGCTCGAAGAGCACGGCATCCAAAGCAACGCCTACGAATTCAAGACCGGCTCGATCTATCCCGAGCGCATCTACTGCGTGCAATACGACGAGTCGGATCTGCACTTCATCCAGCGCCTGTGCGAAGAGGAAGGTATTCACTACCACTTCCAGCACACCACAACAGGCCACAAACTGCTGTTCGGCGATGACCAGACGGTGTTTCCGAAACTGGCGCCGGTGCCCTATCAGCAAGACTCCGGCATGGTCGCCAGCAACCCGGTGATCAAGCGTTTCGACCTGCGCCTGGAAACCCGCACCAGCCGCACCACCCGCCGCGACTACGACTTCGAAAAACCGCGCCTGACCCTGGAAAGCGAGAACCGTGGCGACGCCCTGCCCGACCTTGAAGACTACGATTACCCGGGCCGCTTCATCGACCGCGAGCGCGGCAAGCATTTGGCCAAACGCGCCCTCGAACGCCATCGCAGCGACTTCCAATTGGCCGAAGGCAAGAGCGATCAGCCGTTGTTGGTCAGCGGCCATTTCCTCGCCCTGACCGAACACCCGAAAGCCAAGTGGAATGATCTGTGGCTGCTCACCGAAGTCCTGCACGAAGGCAAGCAGCCGCAGGTGCTCGAAGAGTCGGTGACCAGCGACACTACGGCGCTGAAAGACGATTTCCATCAGGGCTATCGCAACCGCTTTCAGGCCACGCCGTGGGACGTGCCCAACCGCCCGCCACTGCGCCACCCGAAACCGCGCATCCTCGGCAGCCAGAGCGCGGTGGTCACCGGCCCGAAAGGCGAAGAAATCCACTGCGACGAATACGGCCGGGTCAAAGTCCAGTTCCACTGGGATCGCGAAGGTCAGGCCGACGACAAGACCAGCTGCTGGCTGCGCGTCTCCAGCGCCTGGGCCGGCGCCCAGTACGGCGGCATCGCCATCCCGCGTATCGGCATGGAAGTGCTGGTCACGTTCCTTGAAGGCGACCCCGACCAGCCCTTGATCAGCGGCTGCCTGTACCACAAGGAAAACACCGTTCCCTATCCACTGCCGGCGAACAAGACCCGCAGCACCTTCAAGACCCTGAGCTCCATGGGTGGTGGCGGTTACAACGAACTGCGCATCGAAGACAAGAAAGGTCAGGAACAGATCTACCTGCACGCCCAGCGCGACTGGGACGAAAACATCGAGCACGACCAGAAGATCCGCGTCGGCAACGAACGCCACGACACCGTCGAACAGAACAGCTACACCGAGTTCAAGGCCGAAGAACACCACACCGTCTACGCCGACCGCAAAGTCGAAACCCGCGCCAACGACCACCTCACTGTCGGCGTGAATCAGCACATCAAGATCGGCACCGGCCAATTCATCGACGCAGGCCAGGAAATCCACCTGAGCAGCGGCATGAAAGTGGTCATGGAAGCCGGCGCCGAACTCACGCTGGTCGGCGGTGGCAGCTTTATCAAGATCGACGCTGGCGGCGTAACGATGAGCGGCCCGGTGATCAACATGAACTCCGGAGGCAGCCCGGGAAGCGGGACTGGTGCGGCGCCGTTGATGCCCGGCGTGTTGAAACAAGCCGACGCCGACAAGGCCGGCCAGGTCCTGACCCCGGCGCAGATCAACACCCTGAAACGTAACGCGCCGTTCTGCGAAGAATGCGAAAAATGCAAGGCAGGTGCCTGTGCCATCTGA
- a CDS encoding Hcp family type VI secretion system effector, producing the protein MATPAYMSVTGEKQGLITAGAFTADSVGNTYQEGHEDQVMVQAFTHDVIIPRDPQSGQPTGQRVHKPVVITKVYDKASPLLQAALTSGERMSEIVIQWYRTSAQGTQEHYYTTKLEDAIIVAINNKMHNCQDPGNAHFTHLEEVQFTYRKITWTHEVSGTSGSDDWRAPVV; encoded by the coding sequence ATGGCAACACCAGCGTACATGTCGGTTACCGGCGAAAAACAAGGCCTGATCACTGCCGGCGCGTTCACCGCCGACTCCGTTGGCAACACCTACCAGGAAGGCCACGAAGACCAGGTCATGGTTCAGGCTTTCACCCACGACGTGATCATCCCGCGTGACCCGCAATCCGGTCAGCCAACCGGTCAGCGCGTGCACAAGCCAGTCGTGATCACCAAGGTCTACGACAAGGCTTCGCCTCTGCTGCAAGCCGCACTGACTTCCGGCGAGCGCATGAGCGAAATCGTTATCCAGTGGTACCGCACTTCGGCTCAAGGCACCCAAGAGCACTACTACACCACCAAACTGGAAGACGCGATCATCGTCGCCATCAACAACAAAATGCACAACTGCCAGGATCCGGGCAACGCGCACTTCACCCACCTGGAAGAAGTGCAGTTCACCTACCGCAAAATCACCTGGACCCACGAAGTATCCGGTACTTCGGGTTCCGATGACTGGCGTGCTCCAGTCGTTTAA
- a CDS encoding DUF4123 domain-containing protein produces the protein MPSERISPKDWLAQQPLQSGERLYLIISAASDADALKTLYLTEPTAQLLPIWGGTPYSTWQPVMPYLTELKPNSAFLPWIAETDALDWGWLATSRSAPNEVFEHLRSLTQVKMPDGTEVFFRFWDGRHIYPILRGLGEKAGEVLPVFERYLINGQALEVGTRVVPKVRDWPWWEVPKGLLDGLMAENPSTVIGNMMQWLQEEHADLYFSVPESNLKQKVARFVKRTPLTEENFTGLLKAYLEKEVVV, from the coding sequence GTGCCATCTGAACGAATTTCCCCCAAGGACTGGCTGGCGCAACAGCCGCTGCAAAGCGGCGAGCGCCTGTACCTGATCATCAGCGCCGCCAGCGATGCAGACGCGCTGAAAACCCTGTACCTCACCGAACCAACCGCCCAGCTCCTGCCGATCTGGGGCGGCACGCCCTACTCCACCTGGCAACCGGTGATGCCCTACCTCACCGAACTCAAACCGAATTCGGCCTTCCTGCCCTGGATCGCCGAAACAGATGCGCTGGACTGGGGCTGGCTGGCGACATCGCGATCAGCGCCGAACGAAGTGTTCGAACATTTGCGCAGCCTGACGCAGGTAAAAATGCCGGACGGCACCGAGGTGTTTTTCCGGTTTTGGGATGGGCGGCATATTTATCCGATCCTGCGGGGGCTTGGGGAGAAGGCTGGAGAAGTGCTGCCGGTGTTTGAGCGGTATCTGATTAATGGACAAGCGCTGGAAGTGGGCACACGGGTGGTGCCGAAGGTCAGGGACTGGCCGTGGTGGGAGGTGCCGAAGGGTTTGCTGGATGGGTTGATGGCAGAAAATCCATCCACCGTTATCGGCAACATGATGCAGTGGTTGCAGGAGGAACACGCCGATCTGTATTTCTCCGTTCCCGAATCGAACCTGAAACAAAAAGTGGCGCGCTTTGTTAAACGCACGCCACTCACGGAAGAAAACTTTACCGGGCTGTTGAAGGCCTATCTGGAAAAAGAGGTGGTGGTATGA
- a CDS encoding VOC family protein, producing MTVQPFVSPDLIRQRFSRAMSDMYREEVPLYGALMELVENTNRDVLARQPEIAGHLRRTGEIERLDMERHGAIRVGTASELATLARLFAVMGMQPVGYYDLTPAGVPVHSTAFRAVHEEALRISPFRVFTSFLRLELIEAPELRSFAESVLARRSIFTDSAFRLIEQAETAGGLNEADAAEFVRQALETFRWHHSATVTGAQYQKLSAQHRLVADVVAFKGPHINHLTPRTLDIDTVQAQMPAHGITPKAVIEGPPRRKCLILLRQTSFKALDEPIAFTDQPEILGSHSARFGEIEQRGAALTPKGRALYDRLLNAARDELGDFPNEANAARYNALMTQHFAEFPDSVEGMREQGLAYFRYFATEKGLAAGGLGESSLEDLLRDGYVKAEPLVYEDFLPVSAAGIFQSNLGDSAQTHYAEHSNRQAFEQALGRSTIDELELYAETQRRSLEECAETLGINLT from the coding sequence ATGACCGTGCAGCCGTTCGTCAGCCCCGACCTGATCCGCCAACGCTTCTCCCGAGCGATGTCCGACATGTACCGCGAAGAGGTGCCGCTGTACGGCGCGCTGATGGAACTGGTAGAGAACACCAACCGCGACGTGCTGGCACGTCAGCCTGAGATTGCCGGGCACCTCAGGCGCACCGGCGAAATCGAGCGGCTGGACATGGAACGCCACGGTGCCATTCGCGTCGGCACGGCGAGCGAACTGGCCACCCTCGCCCGCCTGTTCGCGGTGATGGGTATGCAGCCGGTGGGTTATTACGACCTGACGCCGGCGGGCGTGCCGGTGCATTCGACGGCGTTTCGCGCGGTGCATGAGGAGGCGCTGCGAATCAGCCCGTTTCGTGTGTTCACCTCGTTTCTGCGCCTGGAGCTGATTGAAGCCCCTGAACTGCGTTCTTTTGCCGAGTCGGTGCTGGCCCGGCGTTCGATTTTTACCGACTCCGCGTTCCGCCTGATTGAACAGGCGGAAACAGCAGGCGGGCTGAACGAAGCTGACGCCGCAGAATTTGTCCGACAGGCACTGGAGACTTTTCGCTGGCACCACAGCGCCACCGTCACTGGCGCGCAGTACCAGAAACTAAGCGCCCAGCACCGCTTGGTCGCCGACGTCGTGGCGTTCAAGGGCCCGCACATCAATCACCTTACGCCACGTACGCTGGACATCGACACCGTGCAGGCACAGATGCCCGCCCATGGCATCACACCCAAAGCGGTGATTGAAGGCCCACCGCGCCGCAAGTGCCTGATCCTGCTGCGCCAGACCAGCTTCAAGGCGCTGGACGAACCGATCGCCTTCACCGACCAGCCTGAAATCCTTGGCAGCCACAGCGCCCGGTTCGGCGAAATCGAACAACGCGGCGCTGCCCTGACGCCCAAGGGGCGCGCGCTGTATGACCGCCTGCTGAACGCCGCCCGCGATGAACTGGGCGATTTTCCCAACGAAGCCAATGCTGCACGTTACAACGCGCTGATGACTCAACACTTTGCGGAATTTCCTGACAGCGTCGAGGGCATGCGCGAACAGGGGCTGGCGTACTTTCGTTATTTCGCCACGGAAAAGGGTTTGGCCGCTGGAGGACTTGGTGAGTCGTCCTTGGAGGACTTGCTGCGCGATGGCTACGTGAAAGCGGAGCCGCTGGTGTACGAAGATTTCCTGCCGGTGAGCGCGGCGGGGATTTTTCAGTCGAACCTTGGTGATTCTGCGCAGACGCATTACGCCGAACATTCCAATCGCCAGGCATTCGAACAGGCGCTGGGGCGCTCGACCATTGATGAGTTGGAGTTGTATGCCGAGACGCAGCGGCGTTCGCTTGAAGAATGTGCCGAAACTTTGGGTATCAACCTGACCTGA